One region of Diabrotica undecimpunctata isolate CICGRU chromosome 6, icDiaUnde3, whole genome shotgun sequence genomic DNA includes:
- the DMAP1 gene encoding DNA methyltransferase 1-associated protein 1 isoform X1 gives MADVRDIMELERPSTPEVTRETFLGNDKLKKRASTGPKVSKRPEGMHREVFALLYNDNKDAPPLFSSDTIGNNGYKQTKIKLGMRKPRKWKWMPFTNPGRSDNATFYHWRRPSDEPKEYPFAKFNKVIEVVKYTEQEYNTHLKCDTWTKEETDHLIDLAKRFDLRFIVMADRYDTEKYPKRTVEDLKQRYYKICGILSKLNGEKKIYTYDADHERRRKEQLKKLYERKPEQIEEEQFLLGELKKIEARKKERERKTQDLQKLISQADSQNDTPRRNDKKLPKKKIANPTRPSRVDTNHILQAIESAGIKFPDYKNSGVSLRSQRMKLPANVGQKKSKGVEQILQDMGLELNPTPSEDICQHFNELRSDMVLLMEIKGALATCEYELQSLRHQYEALNPGKTLAIPPQLSSNSEVEAKISTSEIIDVVGSPDTPSNT, from the exons ATGGCAGACGTTAGAGATATTATGGAGTTGGAGAGACCCTCTACTCCAGAGGTTACAAGAGAAACTTTTTTGGGTAATGATAAATTGAAGAAAAGGGCTTCTACGGGTCCCAAGGTATCAAAACGACCAGAAGGAATGCACAGGGAAGTGTTTGCATTATTGTACAATGATAATAAAGATGCCCCTCCGCTATTTTCTTCTGATACAA TTGGAAACAATGGTTATAAACAGACGAAAATCAAATTGGGAATGAGGAAGCCCAGGAAGTGGAAATGGATGCCTTTTACCAATCCTGGTCGATCAGATAATGCGACTTTTTACCACTGGAGAAGGCCATCAGATGAACCAAAGGAATATCCATTTGCTAAGTTTAATAAG GTAATTGAAGTAGTTAAGTATACAGAACAAGAGTACAACACTCATTTAAAATGTGATACTTGGACAAAAGAAGAAACTGATCACTTAATAGACCTTGCAAAGAGATTCGATCTAAGGTTTATTGTAATGGCTGACAGATATGACACTGAAAAATACCCGAAAAGAACTGTGGAAGATTTAAAACAAAGATATTACAAAATTTGTGGTATTCTATCCAAACTGAATGGAGAAAAGAAAATTTACACTTACGATGCGGACCACGAACGAAGAAGAAAAGAacagttaaagaaattatatgaaAGGAAACCCGAACAGATAGAAGAAGAACAATTTCTACTGGGAGAACTCAAAAAGATAGAAGCCCGCAAGAAGGAGCGGGAAAGGAAGACTCAGGACCTACAGAAACTCATCAGCCAGGCTGATAGTCAGAATGATACTCCCAGAAGGAATGACAAGAAGCTGCCCAAGAAAAAAATTGCTAATCCAACCAGACCTTCCAGAGTCGATACAAAT CATATTTTGCAGGCTATAGAAAGCGCAGGCATCAAATTTCCAGATTATAAAAACAGCGGCGTCTCTTTGAGATCCCAGCGGATGAAATTGCCCGCGAATGTCGGACAGAAGAAATCCAAAGGAGTCGAACAAATTCTCCAAGATATGGGACTGG AATTAAATCCTACTCCATCGGAGGATATATGTCAGCATTTCAATGAACTCCGGAGCGATATGGTCCTCTTAATGGAAATCAAAGGAGCTCTGGCAACGTGTGAATACGAATTACAGTCTTTAAGACACCAGTACGAGGCCCTAAATCCAGGAAAG ACATTGGCCATTCCTCCGCAATTGTCGTCAAATAGTGAAGTCGAAGCTAAAATTAGCACCAGCGAAATCATCGATGTTGTCGGATCTCCCGATACGCCGTCAAATACCTAG
- the DMAP1 gene encoding DNA methyltransferase 1-associated protein 1 isoform X2, protein MADVRDIMELERPSTPEVTRETFLGNDKLKKRASTGPKVSKRPEGMHREVFALLYNDNKDAPPLFSSDTIGNNGYKQTKIKLGMRKPRKWKWMPFTNPGRSDNATFYHWRRPSDEPKEYPFAKFNKVIEVVKYTEQEYNTHLKCDTWTKEETDHLIDLAKRFDLRFIVMADRYDTEKYPKRTVEDLKQRYYKICGILSKLNGEKKIYTYDADHERRRKEQLKKLYERKPEQIEEEQFLLGELKKIEARKKERERKTQDLQKLISQADSQNDTPRRNDKKLPKKKIANPTRPSRVDTNAIESAGIKFPDYKNSGVSLRSQRMKLPANVGQKKSKGVEQILQDMGLELNPTPSEDICQHFNELRSDMVLLMEIKGALATCEYELQSLRHQYEALNPGKTLAIPPQLSSNSEVEAKISTSEIIDVVGSPDTPSNT, encoded by the exons ATGGCAGACGTTAGAGATATTATGGAGTTGGAGAGACCCTCTACTCCAGAGGTTACAAGAGAAACTTTTTTGGGTAATGATAAATTGAAGAAAAGGGCTTCTACGGGTCCCAAGGTATCAAAACGACCAGAAGGAATGCACAGGGAAGTGTTTGCATTATTGTACAATGATAATAAAGATGCCCCTCCGCTATTTTCTTCTGATACAA TTGGAAACAATGGTTATAAACAGACGAAAATCAAATTGGGAATGAGGAAGCCCAGGAAGTGGAAATGGATGCCTTTTACCAATCCTGGTCGATCAGATAATGCGACTTTTTACCACTGGAGAAGGCCATCAGATGAACCAAAGGAATATCCATTTGCTAAGTTTAATAAG GTAATTGAAGTAGTTAAGTATACAGAACAAGAGTACAACACTCATTTAAAATGTGATACTTGGACAAAAGAAGAAACTGATCACTTAATAGACCTTGCAAAGAGATTCGATCTAAGGTTTATTGTAATGGCTGACAGATATGACACTGAAAAATACCCGAAAAGAACTGTGGAAGATTTAAAACAAAGATATTACAAAATTTGTGGTATTCTATCCAAACTGAATGGAGAAAAGAAAATTTACACTTACGATGCGGACCACGAACGAAGAAGAAAAGAacagttaaagaaattatatgaaAGGAAACCCGAACAGATAGAAGAAGAACAATTTCTACTGGGAGAACTCAAAAAGATAGAAGCCCGCAAGAAGGAGCGGGAAAGGAAGACTCAGGACCTACAGAAACTCATCAGCCAGGCTGATAGTCAGAATGATACTCCCAGAAGGAATGACAAGAAGCTGCCCAAGAAAAAAATTGCTAATCCAACCAGACCTTCCAGAGTCGATACAAAT GCTATAGAAAGCGCAGGCATCAAATTTCCAGATTATAAAAACAGCGGCGTCTCTTTGAGATCCCAGCGGATGAAATTGCCCGCGAATGTCGGACAGAAGAAATCCAAAGGAGTCGAACAAATTCTCCAAGATATGGGACTGG AATTAAATCCTACTCCATCGGAGGATATATGTCAGCATTTCAATGAACTCCGGAGCGATATGGTCCTCTTAATGGAAATCAAAGGAGCTCTGGCAACGTGTGAATACGAATTACAGTCTTTAAGACACCAGTACGAGGCCCTAAATCCAGGAAAG ACATTGGCCATTCCTCCGCAATTGTCGTCAAATAGTGAAGTCGAAGCTAAAATTAGCACCAGCGAAATCATCGATGTTGTCGGATCTCCCGATACGCCGTCAAATACCTAG